The Deltaproteobacteria bacterium genome contains the following window.
ATCCTGAAGAACCGGGAGATCCGCGCAGGTGAGACCCAGAGACCGGATACGGCTGCGCGTTTGTTCATATACCCGGCCGGTTCCCCAATCAATAGGGTCAAATACGCCCGGAAATGGAGATCTCATCCCGATAAGGTAATACCCCCCGTCAGCGGCCCGGCCCAGGACCACGTCGTTCCCCCGAAGGGCTTGGAGCGTCTGATGAAGGATATCGGAGGTGATCCCGGGCACGTCCGTACCGACCAAAACAGCAGGCCCGGCCCCTTTTTGAAAAACCCTGTCAAAGGCCCGTGCCATTCGGGCGCCCAGATCCCCAGTGCCCTGCGGCGCATATTGGAAATCCATCCCCAGCCAGGTCCGGAAGTCCCTTCTGGAGGCGCCGGTATAACAGATGGTGATTTCCACGCCGGTTCCTGTTTCTTCGGCATCTCTTACCCCACGGGCAACGCCCGCCACATGCTCTGTCATCCGCCGGTGCAGCCGGGCCGATCCCCCAGGTCCCAGGGCCCGGACCAGACGCGTCTTGACCCTGCCCGGAACAGGGTATCGGGCAAGTATGAGAATGTGGGGGATCCCGGACGTCATGGCGTAACAATGTGATGAAAAGTCCAATGACCTATTCAAAACCCTCAAAGAAGCGGCATCTGAAATCATTTGTGGCGTTCCCGGACAGAATGGCAGGCTCCTTTAAAATAATGGCTTTTTTCCATTATTTAATGTTATCCTAATTCAAAGGACCTGTCCATAGGGTCCGGAACACCGTCCTTTGGACGGTCACCGGGGGTGGACGGGAAGGGGTCGGAGGGTCTGGTTTACAGAAGCCCTCCTTATCCATCCGGCATCCTGGGGAACGGCCCGTGAGTTCTTGTCAAAGGAGGAAATTTCAAGTATCTTTGGATAGGAATTTGCAATTTTCTTCTTGACTTGGCTAACTGGTTTCTATAAATTGATAAATTCATTTTTTGTTGAAAAGGAGCGGGGCGTACCATGTGTGCATATGCAGTTATCAAAACAGGTGGAAAACAGTACCGGGTTGCCAAGGGCGACGAGGTGAGATTCGAACGGTTGGACGGCGAGGTAGGGGAAACCATCGACTTTGAGGAGGTTCTTCTCACCTCGGACGGCGAAACCATCGAGGTGGGCCGGCCTTTTGTTGAAAACAGTAAGGTGGTCGGCCGTATTACCCACCATGGCAAGGGCAAAAAAGTCATGATCTTCAAGTACAAGCGGAGAAAGGACTACCGCCGAAAAAAGGGCCACCGGCAGCAATTTACGCTGGTCCGGATCGAAGATATCAAAGGGGCCCATGCGGAGGCTTCAGGGCAAGAGGTACAAAACAATGGCACATAAGAAGGCAGGCGGCAGCTCCCGGAACGGGAGGGACAGCGCCGGACAGAGATACGGGATCAAGCGGTATGCCGGCCAGAATGTTCTGGCAGGAAATATCCTGGTCCGCCAGAAAGGCACCAAAATCCATCCGGGCAACAACGTGGGTCTGGGAAAGGACTATACCATCTTTGCCAAGATTGATGGAACCGTTGCCTTTGAGCGCATGGGCAGGGATCGAAAAAAGGTCAGCGTTTACGCTGTATGAGATGTTGACCGCCGGCCCCCTGTAGAGCGACCCTATGGTTTTTCTGGATGAAGTGGTCATTACGGCCAGATCGGGAGATGGGGGAAGGGGGTGTGTCAGCTTCAGGAGAGAGCGGTTTATCCCCAAGGGCGGCCCGGACGGGGGCGATGGGGGCGATGGGGGCGATGTCATTGCAAGGGCCGGAAAGCAGCACCGCACCCTGAGTCATTTCGGCAGTCGCCGGTATTTCAAGGCGGGAAACGGTGAGCCTGGAAGAGGGAAACAGCAGTCGGGCAGGAACAGCGGGCCTTGCGTCATCGAAGTGCCCGTGGGAACCCTCATTCAGGACGACACGAGCGGCCAGATCGTCGCCGATCTGATCCATGACAATCAGGAAGTCACCCTCCTTCACGGCGGAAAAGGAGGAAGAGGAAACCAGCATTTCGCCACATCAACCCGCCAGACCCCCCGGATGGCCCAGCCAGGGCTCCCGGGTCAGGAGAAACGCTTCAGGCTGACACTCAAGCTCCTGGCCGATATCGGCCTGATCGGGTTCCCTAATGCAGGCAAATCAACCCTCCTTTCCCGCCTTACCATGGCACGTCCCAAGGTGGACAGTTATCCCTTCACCACAATATTTCCAAATTTAGGCGTTATCCACTTTGATGACGACAGGGCACTGGTGATCGCAGACATTCCCGGGCTGATTGAAGGGGCCAGTTCAGGCCGGGGTCTGGG
Protein-coding sequences here:
- the obgE gene encoding GTPase ObgE encodes the protein MVFLDEVVITARSGDGGRGCVSFRRERFIPKGGPDGGDGGDGGDVIARAGKQHRTLSHFGSRRYFKAGNGEPGRGKQQSGRNSGPCVIEVPVGTLIQDDTSGQIVADLIHDNQEVTLLHGGKGGRGNQHFATSTRQTPRMAQPGLPGQEKRFRLTLKLLADIGLIGFPNAGKSTLLSRLTMARPKVDSYPFTTIFPNLGVIHFDDDRALVIADIPGLIEGASSGRGLGDRFLKHIERTNLLVHILDITYTPARDILEDFLTLRREMAAFAPSLMNKPCFVVINKMDLYRPEHRDPAALRDALAEKGMESLSVSALTGEGLDELKRMILEKWKQTTALAD
- the rplU gene encoding 50S ribosomal protein L21 encodes the protein MCAYAVIKTGGKQYRVAKGDEVRFERLDGEVGETIDFEEVLLTSDGETIEVGRPFVENSKVVGRITHHGKGKKVMIFKYKRRKDYRRKKGHRQQFTLVRIEDIKGAHAEASGQEVQNNGT
- the rpmA gene encoding 50S ribosomal protein L27, which produces MAHKKAGGSSRNGRDSAGQRYGIKRYAGQNVLAGNILVRQKGTKIHPGNNVGLGKDYTIFAKIDGTVAFERMGRDRKKVSVYAV